The sequence below is a genomic window from Gammaproteobacteria bacterium.
GAGGTGGCCGCACATCTGGTCGAGGTCCTGCACGCACAAGGCAAACGCACGGAAGCGCGCAAGCTGCTCAATCAGGCCCTGGCCAAAACCCCTGACGACCACGATCTGCGCCGACTCAAAAAAGCGCTCGGTTTGTGATGCGTTTCGCGTGGCTTCTCCTGGCCCTGATGCTGGGCGGCTGTGCCAGTCTGCCGCCCGACAGGGCCGTGCAGCATGCCGACTGGACCATGCGCGTCGCCCACCTGCAGAGCGCCGCGGACTGGCGCCTCGACGGGCGCGTCGCCGTACGGGTGGACGGCAAGGGCTGGCAGGCGAGTCTGCGCTGGCAGCAGCGACCGGCCGGCTACGAGATCGATATCTACGGGCCGCTGGGACGCATTCTCGCCCGCCTGCGCGGTAATCCCCGGACCGTCGTGCTGCAGACCGCCCGCGGCGAGCGCTATCAGGCTGCCGATCCCGAACGGCTTATGAATCAGGCCCTGGGCTGGCAGTTGCCGGTGCAGGGCATGCGCTACTGGCTGCTGGGCGTGCCGGTGCCGGGCGAGGCGACCGAGGGGCTGGCGCTGGATGCCGACGGACGCGCCCAGACCTTCCGGCAGGCAGGGTGGACAGTCACATACGATAATTACCTGGGCGGTCCCGCCGACCGGTCCCTGCCGCAGCGCGTGACGCTGGTGCGCCCGGGGGTGCGGGTCAGGCTGGTGGTCGATTCCTGGGACCTGGGCCATGCCGGCTGACGCCGCCTGGCCGGCGCCGGCCAAGCTGAACCTCTTCTTGCACATCGTCGGGCGTCGCGACGACGGCTATCACCTGCTGCAGACGGTTTTCCAGTTCCTGGACCGGGGCGACAGCCTGTTCTTTACCCCGCGTGCGGACGGTGCGATCAGGCGCAGCGAGGGGCCGGCTGATGTGCCGCAGGATCAGGACCTCTGCGTGCGCGCGGCCCGTGCCCTGCAGGCGGCCGCCGGCGTGACGCAGGGCGTGGACATCCGCCTGGAAAAGCACCTGCCCATGGGCGGGGGGCTGGGCGGCGGCAGCTCCGATGCCGCCACCACGCTGGTGGCGCTCAACCGCCTGTGGCGCTGTGGCCTGTCGCCGGAGGCTTTGGCGCAAATCGGACTGACCCTGGGGGCCGACGTGCCGGTCTTCGTGCACGGCCAGGCCGCCTGGGCGGAAGGGGTGGGTGAACGGCTTACGCCGGTCCAATTGCCCGAGCCCTGGTACGTGGTGCTCTGCCCGCCGGTGCACGTCGCGACCGGGGCGTTATTCCAAGCCCCGGAATTGACACGCAATTGCCCGCCGCTCACAATACGCGACTTTTCGTCGGGGGCGGGCGACAACGTCTTCGAGCCGGTCGTGCGGGCGCGCTATCCTGAAGTCGACGCCGCACTGAACGCGCTCGGGACCCATGCGCCGACACGCCTGACGGGCAGTGGCGGTTGTTTGTTCGCAGCCTTCCCCGACCGGGATGCTGCGCAGGCCGCACATGAGGCGCTGGCGGGGCGCTGGCCCGGATTTGTGGCGCGCGGGCGCAACCGTTCCATACTCCTGGACAGGTTGTCCGAGGAAGATTGAGCGCTCAACACTCTACTGGGCCGTCGCCAAGCGGTAAGGCAACGGGTTTTGATCCCGTCATTCCCAGGTTCGAATCCTGGCGGCCCAGCCATATTCGTTAAGCAGCGGGAAAAGTGATGGTGTCCGAAAGCAGCCGCATGATGGTATTCGCCGGGAATGCGAACCTCCAGCTCGCCCAGGATGTAGTTGCGCATCTCAATATCCCGCTGGGCAAGGCGCTGGTCAGCGAGTTCAGCGATGGCGAGATCCAGGTGGAAATCCTGGAGAACGTGCGGGGCCGGGACGTCTTCCTGGTCCAGCCGACCTGTGTGCCGACCAACCACAACATCATGGAACTGCTGATCATGGTGGATGCGCTGCGCCGCGCTTCGGCTGCGCGCATCACGGCCGTGATCCCCTATTTCGGCTATGCCCGGCAGGACCGCCGGGTGCGTTCCGCCCGGGTGCCGATTTCGGCCAAGGTGGTCGCGAATCTGCTGACCAGCATCGGCGTGAACCGGGTGCTCACCGTCGATCTGCATGCGGACCAGGTGCAGGGCTTTTTCGACATCCCGGTCGATAACGTCTATGCCTCGCCGGTCCTGCTGGGCGACATCTGGCGGCAGAAGCATCCGAACCTGATCGTGGTGTCGCCGGACGTCGGCGGCGTGGTGCGCGCCCGCGCGCTCGCCAAGCGCCTGGACGACGCCGAACTGGCCATTATCGACAAGCGCCGCCCCAAGCCCAACGAGGCGCGGGTGATGCACATCATCGGTGAGGTGGAAGGCAAGACCTGCATCATCATCGATGACCTGGTGGATACCGCCGGCACCCTGTGCCAGGCCGCCAAGGCGCTCAAGGAGCACGGCGCGGCGCGGGTGGTGGCGTATGCCACGCACGCGGTATTGTCCGGGCCGGCGATCAAGAATATCGACTCGTCCTCGCTCGACGAGCTGGTGGTGACCGACACCATTCCGCTGCGTCCCGAGGCGGCCGCCTGCGATCGCATCCGCCAGTTGAGCGTGGCCGGCATGCTGGCCGAGACCATCCGGCGCGTGAATCGCGAGGAGTCGGTCAGCACCTTGTTTATGGACTAGCCGCGAGGCGCGGCCGGTCACAACGGATTCGGGTATGGACCTGCGGGGCCATAGTCGGGAAATGCCTCCCCTGGTCGCGGGGGAGGCGGGTCGTCCTGTGAGGCGGCCGTTTTATCAACCCTTAGGAGCAGTAAAAACATGAGCAATGAATTCATCATCAACGCCCAGCCGCGTGACGACCAGGGGAAAGGTGCGAGCCGCCGCCTGCGTCGCGAAGGGCTCGTGCCCGGCATCCTGTACGGCGCCGGCAAGGAACCCACGCCGATCGCCGTCGCGCAGAACGAGCTGGCCCACCAGCTGGAAAACGACGCCTTTTACTCGCACATTCTGACGGTGAAGATCGGCAAGGCCACCGAAAAGGCCGTGCTGCGCGATCTGCAGCGCCATCCCTCGCATCCGACCATCCTGCACTTCGACCTGCAGCGCGTGAGCGAGGATTCGGCCGTGCGCGTGCACGTTCCTCTGCACTTCATCAACGAGGATAAGGCCCCCGGCGTCAAGCAGCAGGGCGGTGTGGTCTCCCACCATCTGGTGGAGGTCGAGATCGCCTCTCTGCCCAAGGACCTGCCGGAGTCCATCGAGGTCGATCTCGGCGGTCTCAACGTCGGCGATGCGATCCATCTGTCCGAGCTCAAGCTGCCCAAGGGCGTGGAGATCGTGGAGCTGAGCCATGGCGATGAACACGACAACGCCGTGGTCTCCATTCATCATGCACGCGTGACGGCGGCCGAAGAGCCCGAGGCGGGCGAAGCCGCAGCCGAGGGTGAGGAGCCCGCCGGCGAGTCCGAATAAGCAGGCAGGCGCCTGCCATGACACAGGCCTTGCAGCTCATCGCGGGGCTGGGTAATCCCGGCCCCGAATACGACCAGACCCGGCATAACGCCGGGTTCTGGTTTTTGGACGAGCTGGCGCGTCGCCACGGCGGACACTTTCGCACCGAGGCCCGTTTCACCGGCGAGGTCTGCCGGGTGGTCATCGACGGCCATCAGGTCTGGCTGCTCAAGCCCATGACCTACATGAATCGCAGCGGCCAGTCGCTGCGCCATTTCGCCGCCTTCTACAAAATCCCCCCCGAACAAATCCTGGTTGCGCACGACGAGATCGATCTGCCGCCGGGGACGACCCGCTTCAAGCGGGGCGGCGGCCACGGCGGGCACAACGGTCTGCGCGACATCATCGCGCAGCTGGGCAAGGAGTTCTGGCGTTTGCGGCTGGGCGTCGGCCACCCCGGGCATCGCGAGCAGGTGGTGGACTACGTGCTCTCGCGTCCCAGCAAGGCGGACCGGGAGTTGATCGAAGCCGACATCGCGCGCGCCGCCGATCTGGTGGACGGCATGATCCGCGGCGATTTCGAGCGCGCCATGCACAGCCTGCACACGGCCTGAACCTTTATCTTCGATTTCGTTTCCTGACGGACGGCAACACTCATGGGATTTACATGCGGTATCGTCGGTTTGCCCAATGTGGGCAAGTCCACCCTGTTCAACGCGCTGACCCGCGCCGGCATCCAGGCCGAGAACTACCCGTTCTGTACCATCGAACCGAACGTCGGCGTGGTGCCCGTGCCCGACCCGCGCCTCGACCGGCTCGCCGAGATCGTGCATCCCGAGCGGGTGCTGCCCACCACCATGGAGTTCGTCGATATCGCCGGCCTGGTGGCCGGGGCCTCCAAGGGTGAAGGGCTGGGCAACCAGTTCCTGGCCCATATCCGGGAAACGGATGCCATCGCGCATGTGGTGCGCTGTTTCGAAAGCGGCGACGTGGTGCACGTCGCCGGCAAGGTCGACCCGATCTCGGACATCGAGACCATCGACACCGAACTGGTGCTGGCCGATCTTGAGACGGCCGAAAAGGCGCTCAACCGCGTCAGCCGCGGCGCCAAGTCGGGCGACAAGGAACTGCTGGTTCAGAAGGCCCTGATCGAGCGGCTGGTCGAGCATCTCGGCGCCGGCAGGCCGGCGCGCAGTTTTGCGATCGACAAGGAACAGGCGCCGCTGCTGCGCGAGCTGCACCTCATCACCCGCAAGCCGCTCATGTACATCGCCAACGTGGCCGAGGACGGTTTCGAGAACAATCCCTACCTGGATGCCGTGCGCGCCCGTGCCGCCGAGGAGGGCGCGGAAGTGGTGCCGGTATGCGCCGCCATCGAGGCCGAGATCAGCGAACTGGACGACGCCGACAAGGGCGAGTTCCTCGAATCCATGGGGCTGGATGAACCGGGCCTGAACCGCGTGATCCGCGCGGGCTACCACCTGCTGCATCTGCAGACCTTCTTCACCGCCGGCAAGAAGGAGGTGCGCGCCTGGACCATCCGCCAGGGGGCGACCGCGCCGCAGGCGGCCGGGCGCATCCATACCGATTTCGAAAAGGGCTTCATCCGCGCCGAGGTCATCGCCTACGAGGACTTCGTCGCCCACGGTGGCGAACAGGGCGCCAAGGATGCCGGGCGCTGGCGCCTGGAGGGCAAGGACTACGTCATGCATGAGGGTGACGTGGTGCACTTCCGGTTCAACGTTTAACAGGCTGTTTTTGTCTACTCATGCGGCCCGATGGGGCGTCAAAATCAGGCTCAAAATGCTCGTTTACACATCAAGTAAACTGCGCTTCCTCGCCCGATTTTTCCTTCTCTCGCACTCGCCTGAGCGACAACAACAACCTGTTAGGCCCATGGTGGCGGGGTGCAAATTGACGCTGGCGCGCGGTTACGGTATCTTTCGCGCCCTTCAGCAGCGTGGCTATGTAGCTCAGCTGGTTAGAGCACATCACTCATAATGATGGGGTCCCCTGTTCGAATCAGGGCATAGCCACCACCTTTTTTCCCTCTCCCCAACCCCCGCGAATCGAGGCGTCGGGCCGTGGCATATCGGTCCGGGAAGCGGTATTGCGGGCGGATTCAAGGCGCGTATCGCACCCGATCAAGAGACGTTGTTGGCCGCGGAACGGCCGTGACGACCGTGTGCGCTCAGTCGGCGTCTTTCTCGTCGCGCGTGCGGCGGCGCGGGGTGGTCTTTGGATCGGCGGTGATGGGGCGGTAGATCTCGACCCGGTCGCCGGGTTTCACCTCGGCGTCCAGCTTGGCGACCTTGCCGAAGATCCCCACCTTCTGGGCGTCGAGATCGATTTCCGGGAAGCGCTCGAGCAGGCCGGAGCGCTGGATCACCTCCGCCACCGTGGTGCCCTCGGGCACCTCCACCGGCAGCCAGACCTGTTGTTCGGCAGCGCCATAGGCAATGCTTACCTGCATGGAAGTCTCCTTGAGCGCTTCAAACCCATGGGTATCACCCTATGCCGGAATGGCTGTCTCAGGCCTGGCTCGTGGAGCAGTGGGATTCCACGTCGGGGATGCTCGCCACCGCCGTGCGCTGCAGGCGTGCATCCAGGATGCGTTTGCCCGCCAGCAAAAAGCCCAGCACGATAAAACCGCCGGGCGGCAGGATCAGCAGCAGAAATCCCCGATAGTCGGGGATCACGGTGATATCCAGGAATGCGAAGCTGTTGCCCAACAGGGTTTCGGCGTGGGAAAACAGCGTGCCGGAACCGAGGATCTCGCGCACCGCGCCGAGGACGACCAGCGCGAAGGTGAAGCCGAGACCCATCATCAGGCCGTCGGCGGCCGAGGCCAGCACCTTGTTGCGCGAAGCGAAGGATTCCGCGCGTCCCAGGATGGCGCAGTTGGTGACGATGAGCGGGATGAACAGGCCGAGCACCTTGTGCAGTTCGTGCAGCCAGGCGTTCATGGCCATGTCCACCAGGGTGACGATGCCGGCGATCAGAAGCACGAACACGGCGATGCGGATCTCGTCGGTGATGATGCGCCGGAAGCTGGAAACCACGGCACCGGAGGCGACCAGTACGGCCGTGGTGGCCAGCCCCATGCCCAGTCCGTTGGTCGCGGTGCTGGTGACCGCCAGCGTGGGACAAAGCGCCAGCATCTGACCGAATACGACGTTCTTGTCCCACAGGCCGTCGCGCGTGATCTGTCGGTAACTGGTCATGGGGTTTCTCCTTTTTCAGGCGCCTTGGCGGCGCCGTTCAGCAATTGATCCCGGTGCCGGGCGAAGAATTCCAGTCCGCCGTGCACCGCCTTGACCACGGCGCGCGGGGTGATGGTGGCGCCGCTGAACTGGTCGAAGCGTCCGCCGTCCTTTTTCACGTGCCAGTCCTTCTCCGGGGTATTGGCGAGGGACAGGCCGTCGAAACTGAGAATCCACTTGGTCTTGCTGAGCTCGATCTTGTCGCCCAGCCCGGGCGTTTCCGACAGGGAGATGACGCGCACGCCCAGGAGCTTGCCGTCGCGGTCGACGCCCAGCATCAGGTCGATGGGTCCGCCGTAACCCTGGCCGATCACCTGGAATGCGACGGCGGTGGTTTTGCCGTCCTTGGTGGCCAGGAAGACGCGTACCGGATGCCCCGGCGGGTTGGCGACATGCACGGTGTTATCGAGCATGTCGTTGTCGTGGATATCGCCCGGGATCACTTCCTGCAGCGAGGCGCGCATATCCTCGGCGTGGCGGTTGCGGATCTCCATGACCGTGATCCGGTTGGCGATTACCAGCGCGGCGCTGGCCACCAGGGCCACCGCGCCGAGCATGATGCCGTGAAAGACGAGCCGGTCGCGCCACGGCCGCTTGGTCTGCTGCGTCGCGTCACTCATCGGACGTCTCGTTCCGGGGCGCCGGCGGCCGCAGCGGTTCGCCGCGGCGGGTGCGTCCGTAGACGCGCGGGCGCAGGTAGTGGTCGATGAGCGGCGTGACCGCATTCATGAGCAGCACGGCGAAGGCCACACCCTCCGGATAACCGCCCCAGGTGCGGATGACCCAGGTCAGGGCGCCGCAGCCGGCGCCGAACAGCAACTGGCCGCGGGGGCTGCTGGGCGAGGTCACCGGATCGGTGGCGATGAAGAACGCGCCGAGCAGGGCGCCGCCCGACAACAGGTGAAACAGTACGCCGCCGTAGCGTTCCGGGTCGATCCAGTGGAACAGACCGCTCAGTGCGGCGATGGCCGCGAGCATGGCCAGCGGTATCTGCCAGGTGATGATGCGCTGCTGGAGCAGCACCAGCCCGCCGAGCACGACCAGCAGGGCGGAGGTTTCGCCCAGGCTGCCGTTGGTGTCGCCCAGCAGCGACGCCGTCGGCGCGAAGTGCCCGGTCAGGGATTGGGACAGGGTGTGGCCCTGGGTGAATCCGGTTTTGACATAGCCCAGCACGGTGGCGCTGGTCATGCCGTCGATATGCGGTGCGGTCCCGAAGGTGATCGACAGGGCGGTGAGAAAGTCAGGCGAGTCGGCGGCGAACAGCGGATGCGGCTGCGCCCAGGTGGTCATCTCCAGGGGAAACGAGATCAGCAGCGCCACCCGGGCCAGCATGGCGGGATTGAACAGGTTCTGCCCGATGCCGCCGAACACCTGCTTGCCGATGAGGATGGCGAACGCGCCGCCCAGCGCGCCGATCCACCACGGCGCCCAGGGCGGCAGGGTGAGGGCCAGCAGCCAGGCGGTGAGCAGGGCGGAACCGTCGAACAGCGAGCTGCGCACCGGCTTGCCCATCAACCACAGGGACAGGGTCTCGCTGAGCAGCGCCGCGGCAATGGTGACCATTAGCAGATTCAGGGCCGGCCAGCCGAACAGGTAGAGGCCGAGGCCGGCCGCCGGCGAAGAGGCCAGCAGCACCAGGGCCATGGTACGGGGCACGCTGCTGGGTGCGCGGACGTGCGGTCCGCCGATGACTTCGGTCTGCGCCATTAACCGGACTCCGTGGATTCGGCAGCTTCGCTGCGCCGGCGCTGCTGGTTCGCCTTTTGCTGCTTGGCCGCTTCCAGGCGGGCGTTGCGCTCGGCCGCCAGGCGGCGGGTTTCCTCGGTCTTGCGCTGTTCCTCACGCTGGTTCGCGAGGGCACCCTTGGCGAAGTTGAAGTACTGCACCAGCGGAATGTTCGAGGGGCAGACGTAAGAGCAGGAACCGCAGGAGATGCAGTCGCCCAGCCCGTAGCTCACGGCGCCGTCGATGTCCCCGCTGCGCACCCGGGACGCCATCTCCAGGGGCATGAGACCGCAGGGGCAGGCGGCCACGCAGCGGGCGCAGCGGATACAGGGGCGCACCTCGCCCGCGTTGATCTCTTTGGCGGTCAGGGCAATGATGCCGTTGGTGCCCTTGACCACGGGCACCTGCGCATGGGGCAGGACCATGCCCATCATGGGCCCGCCAGCCAGCAGCCTGGCCGGTTCTTCCTTCAGCCCGCAGGCTTCCAGCAGGTCGCTGACCAGAGTGCCCAGCGGCACCTCCAGGTTGCGTGGCGTGTCCACCGCGCCGCCGCCGACGGTGACGATGCGCGAGATCAGCGCCTGATCACGGCGCAGGGCATTCCGGACCGCGTGGGCCGTGGCGACGTTGTGCACCACGATGCCGACATCGGCGCTGAGCTTGCCGGCCGGCACCTCCAGGCCGGTCAGCGCCTGGATCATCTGCTTTTCCGAACCCATGGGGTAGCGGGTGGGCACGGCGGTGACGTGCACGTCCGGGCAGGCGGCCGCGGCGGCGGTCATGGCCGCGATCGCATAGGGTTTGTTGTCTTCGATGGCGATGCGCGCGGTGTGCGCATGCAGTGCGCGCATCATGATGCGCACGCCGTCGATGATCTCCCGCGGACGTTCCTGCATCAGCCGGTCGTCGCAGGTGAGATAGGGTTCGCACTCGCCGCCGTTGATCACCAGGGTGTGTACGGTGTTGCGGCTGCCCAGGTTGAGTTTTACCGCTGCGGGAAAGGCGGCGCCGCCCATGCCGACGATGCCGGCGGCACCGACACGCGCCGCGATCTCCTCCGGCGTCATGGCAAAGGCGTCGCTGTCGTAGCTGCGCTCCGCCCAGCGCTCCTCGCCGTCCGGTTCCAGGATGACGGTACGTACCGGCAGGCCGGACGGGTGCGGTGCGGTGAACGGCTCGATGGCGACCACGGTGCCGGACGTGGACGCGTGCACCGGCGCCGAAACCGCCCCCGCGCTGCGTGCCAGGAGCTGGCCCTTGAGCACGTAGTCGCCGGGTTTGACCAGCGGTTCGGCAGGCGCCCCGATATGCTGCTGCACCGGCAGGTACAGGCGCGCCGGCAGCGGCAGCGGTTCGATCTCGCGGTCGGTCGTGGACTGTTTGTGGCCTTCGGGGTGGACCCCGCCGCGAAAGCGCAGACGACGCAGGCGCAACATGGCGGTCGACTCAGGCGGCCAGCGCGGGTTTCGGCCAGCGCCAAGTCTGCAGCGTGGCAGCGACGGGCTGCAACTGCAGGCATTCGGTGGGGCAGACCTCGACGCATTTGCCGCAGGCCGTGCACGCCCGCTGAATCACCACGTGGATCTGCTTGGGTGCGCCGACGATGGCGTCGGTGGGGCAGACCTTGAAGCAGCGCGTGCAGCCGATACAGGTACCCTCGCTGACCCGCGCCAGCTGGGGCGGGCCGTCGCTCATGCCGGAAAGGTCGGCCTCAACGCCCAGCTTGGCGGCCAGGGATTCGGCCAGCGAACGGCCGCCCGGGGGGCACAGCGTCACCGGCGCTTCGCCGTTCGCCAGCGCCTGGGCGGCACCGGTGCAACCCGGGAACCCGCACTGGCCGCACTGGGAGCCGGGCAGCATGGCCTCGATTTCCTCGACCAGCGGATTCGCCTCCACCTTGAGGTAGTGGGAGGCCAGCCCGAGCGCGTAGCCGAGCACCAGGCCAAGGATGGTAAGAGCGGCGATGGCTGAAAACATCTCTTTAATCCTCCTGATTCAGTGCACCAGGCCGGCGAAGCCCATGAAGGCCAACGACAGCAGGCCGGCGACGATGAAGGCGATGGGGGCGCCCGCAAACGCCGCCGGCACGTTGGCCAGCGCGAGGCGTTGACGCATCCCGGCGAAAATGACCATGACGATCGTGAAACCCAGTGCCGAGCCGAAGCCGTAGATCACGCTCTGCATGAACGAGTACTTGTCCTGCACGGTCAGCAGGGCCACGCCCAGCACCGCGCAGTTGGTGGTGATCAGGGGCAGAAAGATGCCCAGCAGCTGGTAGAGCATGGGGCTCGTCTTGCGGATGACCATTTCGGTGAACTGGACCACCGCGGCGATGACGAGGATGAAGGACAGGATGCGCAGATAACCGATGTCGAGGGGTTCCAGCACGTAGTGTTCGAGAATCCAGCTGGCCACCGACGCCATGGTCAGCACGAAGGTGGTGGCCAAGCCCATGCTCAAGGCCGTGTCGATCTTGTTCGACACCCCCATGAAGGGGCACAGGCCCAGGAACTTCACCAGGACGACGTTGTTGACCAGGGCCGTCGCCAGCAGCATCACCAAGTACTGTGTCATGTATGCGTCACCTCTCCTGCCAGAGGATTTGCATCAACCGTGCCACGACTGGGGAAAAGCGCTGAAAAACCGGCAGGTGCTGGCGCGGCGGCTATTTCACGGCGAGCGCACCAATGTGGTGCGTAATGCCGTCTGTCGGATTGAATACGCCGCCACTGACATTCCGGGCAATTTGTCGTAAATACTACAAAACACAACGTCCTTATCCCCGCCAGAGCGGGTTTCGGTCGGTAGGCACAGAACTTGTAAGGACTTGTACGTTACACGGGGCTAGGGCAGTTGGAGGTTTTATGGGGAAGCGCGGTGGGTCGACACCGGCAGACAGTTTTTCGGAGGTGTTCAAGGCGTTTCTCGCCTCGCCCCCCGAGGGTACGCCCGAGGCCATCATCGAGGCATTCGGCGAGATGGTATGGGATGGCCGTGGCCTGTTGCCGCCGCGCCTGTTCTACGAGGTGGTGGAGCAGTCGGCGGTGGCCATTTCCATTACCGACGCCAAGGCCAAGATCCTGTATGCCAATCCCCAGTTCAGCCGGGTGACCGGCTACGATCCCGAGGACGTCATCGGCCAGAACGAGTCCATTCTGTCCGACAAGGTCACCCCGCGCATCGTTTACGAGACCATGTGGGGGCGCCTGCTTCAGCGCAAGCCCTGGTCCGGGCTGCTGGTGAACCGGCGCAAGACCGGCGAACGCTATCTGGCGGAACTCACCATCGCGCCGGTGCTGGACGGCACCGGCCGCACCACCCATTACCTGGGCATGCACCGCGACGTGACCGAGGTGCATCGCCTGGAACAGCAGGTCCACAACCAGAAGGCGCTGATCGAGTCGGTGGTGGACGCCGCCCCCGTGGTGGTGGCGCTGCTCGACGATTCGGGGCGGGTGGTGCTGGACAACATGGCCTACAAGGTGCTGAAGGCGGACATGCACGGCCAGGAACCGGCGGCGCAGTTCGTGGCCGCCCTGCGCGAGTCCCTCGGCCCGTCGTTCGAGCAGGCGCGGCAAAGCGGCAAGGGCTTTTCCGGCCAGGAGATCAGCTTCGAGCCGGGCAGGGGCGCACCCACGCGCTGGTTCTCCTGCTCCGGCACGTGGTTCCGCGAAAGCGACGCCAGCGCCGACAATTTCTTCGAGGCGCGCAAGCAGACCTACCTGCTGCTGGTGGCCAATGACATCACCGCCGTCAAGCATGGTCAGGAACAGATGCGCATGAGTGCGCTGCGCGCCCTGATGGCCGAGGAGGAACTGGTTCAGGGCATGCGCGAGACCCTGGCCGGCGCCGTATTCCAGCTGCAGGGGCCGATCAACATGGTCAACGCCGCCGCCGCGATGCTGGAACGCCGCACCAACGGCGCGGACGAGAACGGTGCCCTGCTCGACGTGCTCAGGCAGGCCCTGGCCGACGGGCGTGCGGCGCTGCAGACGCTGCGCGATTCCATGCCCGAGGCGCCGAGCGAGGCGTTCGAACCGGTCAACGTCAATCAGCTGCTGCGCGAGGTGCTGGGGCTGTGCACCGAACGGCTGCTGGCGCTGGGCGTGGTGGTGGACTGGATACCCGAACCGGTGCTGCCACCGTTGCTGGGCTACGAGAACCGCCTGCGCAGTCTGTTCAAGCAACTGGTGGACAACGCCATCGACGCCATGGCCGGCGTTCGTGGCGGGGCGCGCGAGTTGCGCCTGCGCACGGAGGCGGCCGATCAATCCCTGATCGTCACCATCGAGGATACGGGCCCGGGCATTCCCGAGGCGCAGCGCCTCAAGGTTTTCGAGCCTTTCTTTACCACCAAGGGCGCGGCCGGGCGCAGGGCCGGAATGGGCTTGCCCATGGTGCAGGAAGTGGTGAACGAGCACTCGGGGACGATCGAGATCGATCCGACCTATACCGAAGGATGTCGCTTCCGCGTGCGGTTCCCGCTGAGGCAGAAGTGAGGCGATGACCGCCACGACTTTGGAGCGAAGGGACGCTGCATTGAACGACCGTTCACGATTGCTGGAAAGCGAACTCGAGGCCTTGTTTCAGGTCAGCCGGGTGCTGAGTCGTTCGCTCGACCTGCACGAGACCCTGCACGCCGTGCTGGAGGTGCTGCACGAGCACGCCGGCATGCAGCGCGGCATGGTGACCCTGCTCGACCCGGACAGCGGCGAGTTGCTGGTCAGCGCGGTGCACAGCGACGACCCCGAACGGGCCGGCAACGTGCGCTACCGCCCCGGCGAGGGTGTCGTCGGCGGCATTCTCGAACTGGGCGATACGGTGGTCGTCAAACGCATCGCCGACGAGTCCCGTTTCCTCGACCGCCTGGGCCTGTACGATTCACAGCTGCCCTTTATCGGCGTGCCGATCCGGGTCGGCGAGGGCAAGCCGGTGGGCGTGCTGGCCGCGCAGCCGCAGTCGGGCGACACGGCGCTGCTGGGGGAGCGGGCACGCTTTCTGGAGATGGTCGCCAATCTTGCCGCGCAAAGCGTGCGCCTGTCCTGGGAGGTGGAGCGCGAG
It includes:
- a CDS encoding RnfABCDGE type electron transport complex subunit D encodes the protein MAQTEVIGGPHVRAPSSVPRTMALVLLASSPAAGLGLYLFGWPALNLLMVTIAAALLSETLSLWLMGKPVRSSLFDGSALLTAWLLALTLPPWAPWWIGALGGAFAILIGKQVFGGIGQNLFNPAMLARVALLISFPLEMTTWAQPHPLFAADSPDFLTALSITFGTAPHIDGMTSATVLGYVKTGFTQGHTLSQSLTGHFAPTASLLGDTNGSLGETSALLVVLGGLVLLQQRIITWQIPLAMLAAIAALSGLFHWIDPERYGGVLFHLLSGGALLGAFFIATDPVTSPSSPRGQLLFGAGCGALTWVIRTWGGYPEGVAFAVLLMNAVTPLIDHYLRPRVYGRTRRGEPLRPPAPRNETSDE
- the rsxC gene encoding electron transport complex subunit RsxC; translated protein: MLRLRRLRFRGGVHPEGHKQSTTDREIEPLPLPARLYLPVQQHIGAPAEPLVKPGDYVLKGQLLARSAGAVSAPVHASTSGTVVAIEPFTAPHPSGLPVRTVILEPDGEERWAERSYDSDAFAMTPEEIAARVGAAGIVGMGGAAFPAAVKLNLGSRNTVHTLVINGGECEPYLTCDDRLMQERPREIIDGVRIMMRALHAHTARIAIEDNKPYAIAAMTAAAAACPDVHVTAVPTRYPMGSEKQMIQALTGLEVPAGKLSADVGIVVHNVATAHAVRNALRRDQALISRIVTVGGGAVDTPRNLEVPLGTLVSDLLEACGLKEEPARLLAGGPMMGMVLPHAQVPVVKGTNGIIALTAKEINAGEVRPCIRCARCVAACPCGLMPLEMASRVRSGDIDGAVSYGLGDCISCGSCSYVCPSNIPLVQYFNFAKGALANQREEQRKTEETRRLAAERNARLEAAKQQKANQQRRRSEAAESTESG
- the rsxA gene encoding electron transport complex subunit RsxA; amino-acid sequence: MTQYLVMLLATALVNNVVLVKFLGLCPFMGVSNKIDTALSMGLATTFVLTMASVASWILEHYVLEPLDIGYLRILSFILVIAAVVQFTEMVIRKTSPMLYQLLGIFLPLITTNCAVLGVALLTVQDKYSFMQSVIYGFGSALGFTIVMVIFAGMRQRLALANVPAAFAGAPIAFIVAGLLSLAFMGFAGLVH
- a CDS encoding RnfABCDGE type electron transport complex subunit B, which gives rise to MFSAIAALTILGLVLGYALGLASHYLKVEANPLVEEIEAMLPGSQCGQCGFPGCTGAAQALANGEAPVTLCPPGGRSLAESLAAKLGVEADLSGMSDGPPQLARVSEGTCIGCTRCFKVCPTDAIVGAPKQIHVVIQRACTACGKCVEVCPTECLQLQPVAATLQTWRWPKPALAA
- the nifL gene encoding nitrogen fixation negative regulator NifL, with protein sequence MGKRGGSTPADSFSEVFKAFLASPPEGTPEAIIEAFGEMVWDGRGLLPPRLFYEVVEQSAVAISITDAKAKILYANPQFSRVTGYDPEDVIGQNESILSDKVTPRIVYETMWGRLLQRKPWSGLLVNRRKTGERYLAELTIAPVLDGTGRTTHYLGMHRDVTEVHRLEQQVHNQKALIESVVDAAPVVVALLDDSGRVVLDNMAYKVLKADMHGQEPAAQFVAALRESLGPSFEQARQSGKGFSGQEISFEPGRGAPTRWFSCSGTWFRESDASADNFFEARKQTYLLLVANDITAVKHGQEQMRMSALRALMAEEELVQGMRETLAGAVFQLQGPINMVNAAAAMLERRTNGADENGALLDVLRQALADGRAALQTLRDSMPEAPSEAFEPVNVNQLLREVLGLCTERLLALGVVVDWIPEPVLPPLLGYENRLRSLFKQLVDNAIDAMAGVRGGARELRLRTEAADQSLIVTIEDTGPGIPEAQRLKVFEPFFTTKGAAGRRAGMGLPMVQEVVNEHSGTIEIDPTYTEGCRFRVRFPLRQK
- the rsxG gene encoding electron transport complex subunit RsxG, with amino-acid sequence MSDATQQTKRPWRDRLVFHGIMLGAVALVASAALVIANRITVMEIRNRHAEDMRASLQEVIPGDIHDNDMLDNTVHVANPPGHPVRVFLATKDGKTTAVAFQVIGQGYGGPIDLMLGVDRDGKLLGVRVISLSETPGLGDKIELSKTKWILSFDGLSLANTPEKDWHVKKDGGRFDQFSGATITPRAVVKAVHGGLEFFARHRDQLLNGAAKAPEKGETP